One Hemitrygon akajei chromosome 11, sHemAka1.3, whole genome shotgun sequence DNA segment encodes these proteins:
- the LOC140735786 gene encoding uncharacterized protein, which translates to MSDKSSPDLPQLQSPSPGSYLGLEPFTETAAVVIDNGTGYTKAGFAGDPKPGAVLPTVVGLPNARQRSSADYYAGEDVPKQRGLRLCEPLTRGLVTDWDALEMLWHHVFYRELRASPDEHAVLLADGPLAQAVQREKAAEILFEGFGVPAMYVAHQPVLSLYSTGRTGGLVIEAGFGASYAAPVVEGYALPHATQQTAVSGAALTEHLAKLLADCGNAFSPEERPLVRDIKERCCYVAQDYGEELLAPEGDYLTDYQLPDGHLINIGNERFRCPEAFFQPDAMGLSDPGLHQLAARSLELCQAKQRPELLGNVVLAGGSTLFPGLAERLKRELDRLVPGPGSAVGVYASPHRRFSVWIGGSITACLNSFQPMWVRRADYDEQGPGVVLRKCY; encoded by the coding sequence ATGAGCGACAAGTCCTCCCCCGACCTACCCCAGCTCCAGTCCCCGTCCCCGGGCTCCTACCTCGGCCTGGAGCCCTTCACCGAGACGGCGGCCGTGGTGATAGACAACGGCACCGGCTACACCAAGGCCGGCTTCGCGGGCGACCCCAAGCCGGGGGCGGTGCTGCCCACGGTGGTGGGGCTGCCGAACGCCCGGCAGCGGTCCAGTGCCGACTATTACGCGGGCGAGGATGTGCCGAAGCAGCGCGGGCTGAGGCTCTGCGAGCCGCTGACCCGCGGCCTGGTCACCGACTGGGACGCGCTGGAGATGCTGTGGCACCACGTCTTCTACCGGGAGCTGCGGGCCTCGCCCGACGAGCACGCCGTCCTGCTGGCCGACGGGCCGCTGGCCCAGGCCGTGCAGCGGGAGAAGGCGGCCGAGATCCTCTTCGAAGGCTTCGGCGTGCCGGCCATGTACGTGGCGCACCAGCCGGTCCTGTCGCTCTACTCCACCGGGCGCACCGGCGGCCTGGTGATCGAGGCCGGCTTCGGCGCCTCGTACGCGGCGCCCGTCGTGGAAGGCTACGCGCTCCCGCACGCCACCCAGCAGACGGCGGTGTCGGGGGCCGCTCTCACCGAGCACCTGGCCAAGCTGCTGGCCGACTGCGGCAACGCCTTCAGCCCGGAGGAGCGGCCGCTGGTGCGGGACATCAAGGAGCGATGCTGCTACGTGGCGCAGGACTACGGCGAGGAGCTGCTGGCGCCCGAGGGCGACTACCTGACCGACTACCAGCTGCCCGACGGCCACCTCATCAACATCGGCAACGAGCGCTTCCGATGCCCCGAGGCCTTCTTCCAGCCCGACGCGATGGGCCTGAGCGACCCCGGCCTTCACCAGCTGGCCGCCCGCAGCCTGGAGCTCTGCCAGGCGAAGCAGCGGCCCGAGCTGCTGGGCAACGTGGTGCTGGCGGGCGGCTCCACGCTCTTCCCCGGCTTGGCCGAGCGGCTGAAGCGGGAGCTGGACAGGCTGGTACCCGGGCCGGGCTCCGCAGTCGGCGTCTACGCCTCGCCGCATCGCCGCTTCTCCGTCTGGATCGGCGGCTCCATCACCGCCTGCCTCAACTCTTTCCAGCCCATGTGGGTGCGGCGCGCCGACTACGACGAGCAGGGGCCAGGCGTCGTGCTCCGCAAATGCTACTGA